The Salvelinus fontinalis isolate EN_2023a chromosome 9, ASM2944872v1, whole genome shotgun sequence genome has a window encoding:
- the igf2b gene encoding insulin-like growth factor 2b: METQKRHEHHSVCHTCRRTENTRMKVKMMSSSNRVLVIALALTLYIVEVATAETLCGGELVDALQFVCEDRGFYFSRPTSRSNSRRSQNRGIVEECCFRSCDLNLLEQYCAKPAKSERDVSATSIQIIPMVPTLKQDVPRKHVTVKYSKYEVWQRKAAQRLRRGVPAILRARKFRRQAVKIKAQEQAMFHRPLITLPSKLPPVLPPTDNYVSHN; the protein is encoded by the exons ATGGAAACCCAGAAAAGACACGAACACCACTCAGTTTGCCACACCTGCCGGAGAACGGAAAACACAAGAATGAAG GTCAAGATGATGTCTTCGTCAAATCGAGTGCTGGTCATTGCGCTGGCACTTACTCTGTACATCGTTGAAGTGGCCACGGCGGAGACGCTATGTGGAGGAGAGCTGGTGGACGCGCTGCAGTTCGTCTGTGAAGATAGAGGATTCTATTTCAGTAG GCCAACCAGCAGGTCTAACAGCAGACGCTCCCAGAACCGCGGTATCGTGGAGGAGTGTTGTTTCCGTAGCTGTGACCTCAACCTGTTGGAGCAGTACTGTGCCAAACCTGCCAAGTCAGAGAGGGACGTGTCGGCCACCTCTATACAGATCATTCCCATGGTGCCCACACTCAAACAG GATGTCCCAAGAAAACATGTGACTGTGAAGTATTCCAAATATGAGGTGTGGCAGAGGAAGGCTGCTCAGCGGCTCCGGAGGGGCGTCCCGGCCATCCTCAGGGCCCGGAAGTTCCGGAGGCAGGCGGTGAAGATCAAGGCCCAAGAGCAGGCGATGTTCCACCGGCCTCTGATCACCCTGCCCAGCAAGCTTCCCCCAGTCCTGCCCCCCACGGACAACTACGTCAGCCACAATTGA